From the genome of Malus sylvestris chromosome 6, drMalSylv7.2, whole genome shotgun sequence, one region includes:
- the LOC126627413 gene encoding uncharacterized protein LOC126627413: MCNSNNMHIKKILDHHTCGRLWMNRNMKQFWLTEHYLEKIQLNPTWHVESFMDTIEAEWKHGCSKMKAYRDMIAAMKIIEGKHVEQYTRLWDFAEEINKTNPGSIVKIKLDEGMFQMMYVCLGACKEGFKHGCRPLIGLDGCHLKSQHGGNCWLLWGYVTPYPVFKIFLVLIDEPNGPPLYLCPRFPFLLLSLFSHSFQTPSVSFSLSLIYLSRQLSMFLSDATPPHIHTLILTPNWPRRTTHHHHSDLHSLPQISDLSLALCTVTVQVFSNEGLNVKTARGAFSIFFGKHRPFRGNFRPNHGNLGVMQGLRIETNNPGVKALPHRHLRVILVHQVLNMEHIVIQVVYQGKGERNPR; the protein is encoded by the exons ATGTGCAATTCAAACAACATGCATATAAAGAAGATTTTGGATCATCACACATGTGGTAGATTATGGATGAATAGGAATATGAAACAATTTTGGCTTACTGAGCATTACTTGGAAAAGATCCAACTTAATCCAACATGGCATGTTGAGTCTTTTATGGACACCATTGAAGCTGAATGGAAACACGGTTGCTCGAAAATGAAAGCCTATAGGGATATGATTGCTGCTATGAAGATTATTGAGGGTAAACATGTTGAGCAATACACAAGATTGTGGGATTTTGCTGAGGAAATTAATAAGACAAACCCGGGGAGCATTGTAAAGATTAAGTTGGATGAAGGAATGTTTCAAATGATGTATGTGTGTTTGGGTGCATGCAAGGAAGGTTTCAAGCATGGCTGCAGACCCTTGATTGGTTTAGATGGTTGTCATTTGAAGTCTCAGCATGGGGGCAATTGTTGGTTGTTGTGGGGATATGTTACACCCTACCccgtttttaaaatatttttggtcTTAATTGATGAGCCCAATGGCCCACCCCTTTATTTGTGTCCCCGGTtccctttccttctcctttctcTATTCTCTCATTCTTTCCAAACTCCCTCTGTCTCTTTCTCCCTATCCCTTATCTATCTCTCTCGACAACTCTCTATGTTCCTCTCCGATGCAACCCCcccacacatacacacactcaTCCTCACACCCAACTGGCCACGACGCACCACCCATCACCATCACTCGGACCTTCATTCTCTCCCTCAGATCTCCGATCTATCTTTGGCACTATGCACAGTCACTGTGCAAGTGTTTTCCAATGAAG GTTTAAACGTGAAAACTGCTCGAGGAGCATTCTCCATATTTTTCGGCAAGCACCGTCCCTTTCGAGgcaattttcggccaaaccatggcAATTTAGGTGTCATGCAAG gacttagaatcgagacaaacaatcccggcgtcaaggcacttccgcatcggcatcttcgagtcatCTTGGT